From a single Solanum dulcamara chromosome 4, daSolDulc1.2, whole genome shotgun sequence genomic region:
- the LOC129887815 gene encoding uncharacterized protein LOC129887815 produces the protein MSTKLEQASSRIQTAASSATPLSGPKISMFANKTGFVIPKNKLAGSLVPVFRVGKKGASDSVNEDSTKQVQRKTKWGTDLTQDATVRKARALAYQSRVDQITQLLSSRSLEGEGSKDSLSSSPAKDHESSDHQLNDESVRSLELERREAIGEILKLNPSYKPPPGYKPVPKEAKIPVPIKEHPGYNFVGLIFGPAHKQLEKETGAQVKVYGIKADTGEKVEVTSGENDSGAYEEMHVQVSAETYEKVDAAVALIELLVTPASVTSAVTTTKSPGDGETISIEATSGPTTRPVVNHGMAQPGVGIQPAQLQGHFQPYQGQWFPGPTSQNPVPPFPGPTNSGISSASLVSNPHQVSLSPTNLSNTSAPFGPPQGMQDGFGSVPRNPFVHSGPQAPLMQQPYMPSAHFGQIGGLRHPIPALGSTPPQSNMTPPQFSQGQLSPTGFPQVVRPVMSSLPQSVPPTAYPDRPLTPAGNSPGWSQSPWNNQTGQGPSNMIAMAPPTVSPQGSHHLASRPLGVSAASHIDVFRGHNLAPQSSGPAPSAHMPPPLRLSSGSSPAHFLTHSVSGGQPINLSHNPVPGSSLNINSTRPTSFVTPKPLQSSSDFTFQPHHPQNSASPAASRLISQFGSQDLSPSNQMMRPHVRPAIDNLNPPPVIQGFQRPQLSNQICQPGPSLDFARGPAGPLPQFRRPTFSNQGIASPTGPQMQPMNFRPAPNHVGSFPPRVNSMPLQQNNPNAMLRPQNFEAHNVFFRHGRPASSSSGAHQIYDPFSPSSVPRHPHPGGNPAMAEKQESDPEYEDLMASVGVK, from the exons ATGAGCACAAAACTTGAGCAGGCATCTAGTCGCATTCAGACAGCTGCTTCATCTGCAACACCATTGAGTGGCCCAAAGATCTCTATGTTCGCCAATAAAACTGGATTTGTGATACCAAAAAACAAGTTAGCAGGTTCATTGGTTCCGGTATTTCGAGTAGGAAAAAAAGGAGCTAGTGATTCTGTAAATGAAGATAGCACTAAACAGGTGCAAAGAAAAACCAAATGGGGCACTGATCTCACACAGGATGCTACTGTCAGAAAAGCAAGAGCCTTGGCATATCAG AGTCGTGTGGATCAAATAACACAACTACTGAGTTCTAGGAGTTTGGAGGGAGAAGGCAGCAAAGACTCATTATCATCCTCTCCTGCTAAAGATCACGAGTCTTCAGATCATCAACTTAATGATGAG AGTGTGAGATCACTGGAACTTGAAAGACGGGAAGCCATTG GGGAGATTCTAAAACTTAATCCCAGTTATAAGCCACCTCCTGGTTATAAGCCTGTACCAAAGGAGGCAAAAATTCCAGTACCT ATCAAAGAACATCCCGGGTACAATTTTGTTGGTTTGATTTTTGGTCCTGCTCATAAGCAACTGGAAAAG GAAACTGGAGCTCAAGTAAAGGTTTATGGTATTAAAGCAGATACCGGAGAGAAG GTAGAAGTTACTTCTGGTGAAAATGACTCAGGTGCTTATGAGGAAATGCATGTCCAAGTATCAGCTGAGACATATGAAAAGGTTGATGCTGCAGTTGCTCTAATTGAACTTCTGGTTACCCCAGCTTCA GTGACTTCAGCGGTTACAACCACAAAATCGCCAGGTGATGGAGAAACTATTTCCATTGAAGCAACATCTGGCCCGACAACCCGTCCTGTGGTAAATCATGGGATGGCTCAACCAGGTGTTGGGATACAACCTGCTCAACTTCAAGGTCATTTCCAGCCATACCAAGGGCAATGGTTTCCTGGACCGACATCTCAGAATCCAGTACCTCCATTTCCAGGACCCACTAACTCAGGGATTTCTTCAGCATCCTTGGTCAGCAACCCTCACCAAGTATCTCTATCACCTACCAACCTGTCAAATACATCCGCACCCTTTGGTCCACCACAGGGTATGCAAGATGGTTTTGGTTCAGTTCCTCGAAACCCTTTTGTTCACTCTGGCCCACAGGCACCACTAATGCAGCAGCCATACATGCCTTCAGCTCATTTTGGACAAATTGGTGGACTTAGACATCCTATACCAGCTTTAGGATCTACACCACCTCAATCCAATATGACTCCGCCTCAATTTTCTCAGGGTCAACTGAGTCCAACAGGTTTTCCGCAAGTTGTCAGACCAGTTATGTCTTCATTGCCTCAGTCTGTCCCTCCTACAGCATATCCAGACCGACCATTGACGCCAGCTGGGAACTCCCCTGGATGGTCACAGTCACCATGGAACAACCAGACAGGTCAAGGTCCAAGCAACATGATTGCCATGGCTCCCCCCACAGTTTCCCCTCAAGGAAGTCATCATCTTGCTTCACGCCCATTGGGTGTCTCTGCAGCTTCGCATATAGATGTTTTCCGGGGCCATAATTTAGCACCCCAGTCATCTGGACCAGCTCCATCAGCACATATGCCGCCTCCATTGCGTCTATCTTCAGGATCTTCCCCTGCACATTTCTTGACCCACTCTGTGTCTGGTGGACAACCAATCAATCTCTCACATAATCCAGTTCctggaagttctcttaacattaATTCTACGAGACCTACTTCCTTTGTAACTCCAAAGCCACTGCAGTCCAGTAGCGATTTTACATTCCAGCCTCACCATCCACAGAATTCAGCCTCTCCAGCGGCTTCCAGGCTAATTAGTCAATTTGGATCTCAGGATCTTTCACCTTCAAACCAAATGATGCGCCCTCATGTACGACCAGCAATAGACAATCTAAATCCCCCACCTGTCATTCAAGGATTCCAAAGACCCCAATTAAGCAATCAGATTTGTCAGCCAGGTCCATCACTTGACTTTGCTCGAGGACCTGCTGGCCCTCTCCCTCAATTTAGGCGTCCGACATTTTCAAATCAGGGTATAGCTTCACCTACTGGCCCTCAAATGCAACCTATGAACTTTAGGCCAGCTCCGAATCATGTAGGTTCTTTCCCTCCTAGAGTAAACTCCATGCCTCTTCAGCAAAATAATCCAAATGCCATGCTTCGTCCACAGAATTTTGAGGCTCACAACGTCTTCTTTCGTCATGGTAGGCCCGCCTCTAGCTCCTCTGGAGCACATCAAATATATGACCCCTTCTCGCCCTCATCTGTCCCTCGACATCCTCACCCTGGTGGTAATCCAGCAATGGCAGAAAAACAAGAGAGTGATCCTGAATACGAAGACTTGATGGCCTCTGTTGGAGTTAAATGA